The Aminiphilus circumscriptus DSM 16581 genome contains a region encoding:
- the rpsR gene encoding 30S ribosomal protein S18, producing MAFANRKRNKRRPKVCFFCVDKLDSADYKDVERLRKYISERGKILPRRVTGNCAKHQRQLTMAIKRARMMALVPFTAD from the coding sequence ATGGCCTTTGCCAACAGAAAGCGCAACAAGCGTCGTCCCAAGGTATGCTTCTTCTGCGTGGACAAGCTTGACTCCGCGGATTACAAGGATGTGGAACGGCTGCGGAAATACATTTCCGAGCGCGGAAAGATCCTTCCCCGGAGAGTCACGGGAAACTGCGCGAAGCATCAGCGGCAGCTCACCATGGCCATCAAGCGGGCCCGCATGATGGCTCTCGTGCCCTTCACCGCCGATTAG
- a CDS encoding single-stranded DNA-binding protein, whose protein sequence is MARGFNLAVIVGNVARDPEVRYTASKQAVAKFAVAVNRKWKGQNGEIHEEVDFIPVSAWGAQAENCEKYLRKGSAVLVEGRIRVSSYEKDGQKRTFTEIVSRNVQFLGSPRREEGQESYGAPSGSFRSGQVASLRESGFGGEMEGDFPMDFAEIDGTGGGEEADIPF, encoded by the coding sequence ATGGCTCGCGGATTCAACCTGGCGGTTATCGTGGGCAATGTGGCGAGGGATCCGGAAGTTCGCTACACCGCCTCAAAACAAGCCGTCGCCAAGTTCGCGGTGGCGGTGAACCGGAAGTGGAAGGGGCAGAACGGGGAAATTCACGAAGAGGTGGATTTCATTCCCGTGAGCGCCTGGGGCGCCCAGGCGGAAAACTGCGAGAAATATCTCCGAAAGGGCAGTGCCGTGCTTGTGGAGGGGCGCATTCGCGTCAGCAGCTACGAAAAAGACGGTCAGAAACGCACCTTCACGGAGATCGTTTCCCGAAACGTGCAATTTCTCGGAAGCCCCCGCCGTGAGGAAGGACAGGAGTCCTACGGCGCCCCCTCGGGTTCCTTCCGTTCCGGGCAGGTGGCGAGCCTTCGCGAAAGCGGTTTCGGCGGAGAGATGGAGGGAGATTTCCCCATGGACTTCGCCGAGATCGACGGAACCGGAGGCGGGGAAGAGGCGGACATCCCCTTTTAA
- the rpsF gene encoding 30S ribosomal protein S6 yields the protein MRPYEMMVLLHPDVEDYNASVEEVAEMVRGLGGTISKIDRWGKRRLAYPVQKKTEGLYAIYSFTLDPVQVKELERITRLKSQVMRHIVVLQEK from the coding sequence GTGCGGCCCTACGAGATGATGGTGCTGCTCCACCCCGACGTGGAGGATTACAACGCGTCGGTGGAGGAAGTTGCGGAAATGGTGCGCGGCCTTGGAGGAACAATATCCAAGATCGACAGATGGGGGAAGAGGCGTCTTGCCTATCCCGTCCAGAAGAAGACCGAGGGACTCTACGCGATCTATTCGTTCACTCTCGATCCGGTTCAGGTGAAGGAGCTGGAGCGTATTACTCGGCTCAAGAGCCAGGTGATGCGTCACATCGTGGTGCTCCAGGAAAAATAG
- a CDS encoding FtsB family cell division protein, translating into MPRLRWILLATAFGLASAVLLTAYTFEAARIARLSQQVDQRMDTIVRMNRELERLRDSIAYYKTTEGMARLAREQFNLAYPDERIYKLVVVSGEPPKVLPRTDP; encoded by the coding sequence ATGCCGCGATTGCGCTGGATTCTCCTGGCCACTGCCTTCGGACTTGCATCGGCGGTGCTCCTCACGGCCTATACCTTCGAGGCGGCCCGCATCGCCCGGCTCTCCCAGCAGGTGGATCAGCGCATGGACACGATTGTGCGCATGAACAGGGAACTCGAACGCCTCCGGGATTCCATCGCCTATTACAAGACCACGGAGGGCATGGCGCGACTTGCCCGGGAGCAGTTCAACCTGGCCTATCCGGATGAACGGATCTACAAATTGGTCGTGGTTTCCGGCGAACCCCCCAAGGTCTTGCCCAGAACCGACCCGTAA
- the argS gene encoding arginine--tRNA ligase — MKELSQVLAEQITEALCRLAGEKGVSPEDLPRVALERPKREGQGDWATNAAMQAAKLFGEKPRDLAQRLVDTLAEEENSYVERAEVAGPGFVNFFLNRRWQKDVLVEIFEKNENYGRNQRGMGKRVQVEFVSANPTGPLHVGHGRGAAVGDAMAAILEFSGWTVEREYYINDAGLQVDNLGRSAQSRYFELLGRGDLAPFPEDGYHGEYVKELAARIVEEEGARFLSVPLDESLAFFREYACRVILDSIRACLEEFGVRFDVWFSEKSLYTNDAVPRMIERLRERGFAYDADGAVWFRATAFGDEKDRVLIRSNGAPTYFASDVAYHKDKYDRGFDLVINVWGADHHGYIPRMRAAVEALGRDPNDLQVLLIQMVNLLSGGEQVTMSKRSGQFVTLSEILEEVGVDATRYFFLMRRSDSHLDFDLQLARSARAENPVYYVQYAHARICSIFREAESRGVVLPRPEEFDVNILATPEEDQVLRKLALFPEEVDKAAREFAPHRIVYYIHDLATAFHAFYNAHRILGEESPLQEGRLLLGQAVRLVLANALRLLGVSAPEKM; from the coding sequence GTGAAGGAACTATCCCAGGTACTTGCGGAACAGATCACCGAGGCGCTGTGTCGGCTCGCCGGCGAAAAAGGAGTTTCTCCCGAGGACTTGCCTCGGGTCGCCCTCGAACGCCCGAAACGGGAAGGGCAGGGGGATTGGGCGACCAACGCGGCCATGCAGGCGGCGAAGCTCTTTGGTGAAAAGCCTCGTGATCTTGCGCAGCGCCTTGTGGACACCCTGGCCGAGGAAGAAAACAGTTACGTGGAGCGGGCCGAGGTCGCCGGTCCCGGTTTCGTGAACTTTTTTCTCAACCGGCGGTGGCAGAAGGATGTCCTGGTGGAGATCTTCGAGAAAAACGAGAACTACGGAAGAAACCAGCGTGGAATGGGGAAAAGGGTCCAGGTGGAGTTTGTCAGCGCCAACCCAACGGGACCGCTCCATGTGGGGCATGGCCGCGGCGCCGCCGTGGGAGATGCCATGGCGGCCATTCTCGAGTTTTCCGGCTGGACCGTGGAGCGCGAATACTACATCAACGACGCGGGGCTCCAGGTGGACAACCTCGGACGTTCCGCTCAGTCCAGGTATTTCGAACTCCTCGGCAGGGGCGATCTCGCACCTTTTCCCGAGGACGGCTACCACGGCGAGTACGTCAAGGAGCTTGCGGCGAGGATCGTCGAGGAAGAAGGGGCACGTTTTCTTTCCGTTCCTCTCGACGAGAGCCTCGCCTTTTTTCGGGAATATGCCTGTCGAGTGATCCTCGACTCTATTCGGGCCTGTCTCGAAGAGTTCGGGGTGCGTTTTGACGTGTGGTTCTCCGAGAAGAGCCTCTACACCAACGATGCCGTGCCCCGTATGATCGAACGTCTTCGTGAGCGGGGATTCGCCTACGACGCGGACGGAGCGGTGTGGTTCCGTGCCACGGCCTTCGGAGACGAAAAGGACCGCGTCCTCATCCGGAGCAACGGCGCACCCACTTATTTCGCCTCGGACGTGGCCTATCACAAGGACAAATACGACCGAGGATTTGACCTCGTCATCAATGTCTGGGGTGCCGATCACCACGGGTACATTCCCCGCATGCGCGCCGCCGTGGAGGCTCTCGGACGTGATCCCAACGACCTGCAGGTGCTGCTCATCCAGATGGTGAACCTTCTGAGCGGCGGCGAGCAGGTCACCATGTCCAAGCGTTCTGGGCAGTTCGTCACGCTCAGCGAGATTCTCGAGGAAGTTGGCGTGGATGCCACGCGCTATTTCTTCCTCATGCGCCGGAGCGACAGTCACCTGGATTTCGACCTCCAGCTCGCCCGGAGCGCCCGTGCCGAAAATCCCGTCTACTACGTCCAGTACGCCCATGCGCGGATCTGCAGCATCTTCCGGGAAGCCGAGTCCAGGGGAGTGGTTCTGCCGAGGCCGGAGGAGTTCGACGTGAACATCCTCGCGACCCCCGAAGAGGACCAGGTTCTGCGCAAGCTCGCGCTCTTTCCAGAGGAGGTGGATAAGGCGGCCCGGGAGTTCGCTCCTCACCGGATCGTCTACTACATCCACGACCTCGCCACGGCCTTCCACGCCTTCTACAACGCGCACCGGATTCTCGGCGAGGAGTCGCCGCTGCAGGAGGGACGCCTTCTCCTCGGTCAGGCTGTTCGCCTCGTTCTGGCAAACGCCCTGAGGCTCCTGGGTGTGAGTGCGCCGGAAAAAATGTGA
- the secA gene encoding preprotein translocase subunit SecA gives MLDSLKRALGLDPNERALRRYRQRVVRINELEAALRSLNDEELAGRYDALRKQVLEGTPEDEILEDVFAVVREVAVRTLGMRHFDVQLMGGMALSEGKIAEMKTGEGKTLVATLAVVLGAASGKGVHVVTVNDYLAKRDAEWMGPIYRFLGLSVGVLYPYMPQEERLEAYRADVTYGTNSEFGFDYLRDNMAVHPSQLVQRGHAFAIVDEVDSILIDEARTPLIISGPSEDATEPYVVADRAARKLQKGADFEIDEKERNLALTEEGIARAEQILGHAGLFSDWQHSEMAHKLVQALKAIHLFQRDVHYVVKDGEIVIVDEFTGRLMFGRRYSDGLHQAIEAKERVRIGRENQTLATITLQNYFRMYRKLAGMTGTAATEAEEFKEIYGLPVIVLPTNRPLVREDFSDAIFRTKREKFLAAAEEVAECHAKGQPVLVGTTSIENSEVMSKLLKARKIPHEVLNAKYHEKEAQIVAQAGRFGAVTVATNMAGRGTDIVLGGNPEFLARDEARLRGVDPVADPESFAVIREEMVAQCAAEREKVLAAGGLHILGTERHESRRIDNQLRGRGGRQGDPGTSRFYLALEDDLLRLFGSERIQGIMEKLGMEEGEAIEHSLLTKAIENAQRKVEQYHFDIRRQLLMYDNVMNQQREAVYGERRSILAAEDGIVEHAWEIVEDTLANIIDTAFPEGDAEPDTNAAAVRLKAVFGPGAETFIEGVASRAEALDARDKLARHLRERFDEKVKQLGGNMAADLFRFVVLHVLDSRWKEHLLGMDELRRGIGLRAIGQKDPLLEYQFESYNLFQEMLGRVRESVAELVFRVSVVAEGAAPGGGRSGSVRPGAVTPVPVLLGASREETPGSGGERVPLRKGERVGRNDPCPCGSGKKYKHCCGRVS, from the coding sequence ATGCTCGATTCCCTGAAGCGGGCCCTCGGGCTCGACCCCAACGAACGCGCTCTCCGGCGCTATCGCCAGAGGGTTGTTCGGATCAACGAATTGGAGGCGGCACTGCGCTCTCTGAACGACGAGGAGCTTGCAGGCCGCTACGATGCCCTTCGAAAACAAGTTCTGGAAGGAACTCCAGAGGACGAAATTCTGGAGGATGTTTTTGCCGTTGTCCGGGAGGTGGCGGTGAGAACGCTCGGAATGCGGCACTTTGACGTGCAGCTCATGGGAGGTATGGCGCTTTCCGAGGGCAAGATCGCGGAGATGAAGACCGGAGAAGGGAAAACGCTGGTGGCGACCCTTGCGGTGGTTCTCGGTGCGGCGAGCGGCAAGGGTGTGCACGTGGTCACCGTGAACGACTACCTGGCCAAGCGCGACGCCGAGTGGATGGGACCGATCTACCGTTTCCTGGGGCTTTCCGTCGGTGTCCTTTATCCCTATATGCCCCAGGAGGAACGTTTGGAAGCCTATCGGGCCGACGTGACCTACGGCACGAACAGCGAGTTCGGTTTCGACTACCTTCGGGACAACATGGCGGTCCATCCTTCGCAGCTTGTCCAGCGGGGGCATGCCTTCGCCATCGTGGACGAGGTGGACTCCATTCTCATCGACGAGGCGAGGACGCCGCTCATCATTTCCGGCCCTTCCGAGGACGCCACGGAACCGTATGTCGTGGCGGACAGAGCGGCCCGAAAACTCCAGAAGGGTGCGGACTTCGAAATCGACGAGAAGGAGCGCAATCTCGCCCTTACCGAAGAGGGAATTGCCCGGGCGGAGCAGATTCTCGGCCACGCGGGGCTCTTCTCGGACTGGCAGCATTCCGAGATGGCCCACAAGCTGGTGCAGGCCCTCAAGGCGATCCATCTCTTTCAGCGGGACGTGCACTACGTGGTGAAGGACGGGGAAATCGTCATCGTGGACGAGTTCACGGGGCGGCTCATGTTCGGGCGCCGTTATTCCGATGGACTGCACCAGGCCATCGAGGCCAAGGAACGGGTGCGGATCGGCCGGGAGAATCAGACCCTCGCCACGATCACGTTGCAGAACTACTTCCGTATGTATCGCAAGCTCGCGGGCATGACGGGTACCGCCGCGACGGAGGCGGAGGAATTCAAGGAGATCTACGGCCTTCCCGTGATCGTGCTTCCAACGAACAGGCCCTTGGTGCGCGAGGATTTCAGCGACGCCATCTTCCGGACCAAGCGGGAAAAATTCCTTGCCGCGGCGGAGGAGGTCGCCGAGTGCCACGCCAAGGGGCAGCCGGTGCTTGTGGGAACGACCTCCATAGAAAATTCCGAGGTCATGAGCAAGTTGCTCAAGGCCCGCAAGATTCCCCACGAAGTGCTGAACGCCAAATACCACGAGAAGGAGGCCCAGATCGTCGCCCAGGCGGGGCGGTTTGGTGCGGTGACGGTGGCCACGAACATGGCGGGTCGCGGCACGGACATTGTGCTGGGAGGCAACCCGGAGTTTCTCGCTCGTGACGAGGCGAGGCTCCGTGGGGTGGATCCCGTCGCCGACCCGGAGTCCTTCGCGGTCATCCGGGAGGAAATGGTTGCCCAATGCGCCGCGGAGCGGGAGAAGGTTCTTGCCGCGGGGGGGCTGCACATTCTGGGCACGGAGCGGCACGAATCACGGCGTATCGACAACCAGCTCCGCGGACGGGGCGGCCGCCAGGGCGATCCCGGAACCAGCCGTTTCTATCTCGCCCTCGAGGACGATCTGCTTCGCCTCTTCGGTTCCGAGCGTATCCAGGGAATCATGGAGAAGCTCGGCATGGAGGAGGGGGAGGCCATCGAACACTCGCTCCTCACCAAGGCCATCGAGAACGCCCAGCGCAAGGTGGAGCAGTATCATTTCGACATTCGCCGCCAGCTCCTCATGTACGACAACGTCATGAACCAGCAGCGGGAAGCCGTCTACGGCGAACGCCGCAGCATCCTCGCCGCCGAGGACGGCATCGTCGAGCACGCCTGGGAGATCGTTGAGGACACCCTTGCGAACATCATCGACACGGCGTTCCCCGAAGGTGACGCGGAACCCGACACAAATGCTGCGGCAGTGCGCCTTAAGGCTGTCTTCGGTCCGGGGGCGGAGACTTTCATTGAAGGAGTCGCGAGCCGTGCCGAGGCGCTCGATGCCCGGGACAAGCTCGCCCGACACCTTCGGGAGCGCTTCGACGAGAAGGTGAAGCAGCTCGGCGGGAACATGGCGGCGGATCTCTTCCGCTTCGTGGTGCTCCACGTGTTGGACTCCCGCTGGAAGGAGCACCTCCTCGGCATGGACGAACTCCGCCGCGGCATCGGTCTTCGCGCCATCGGGCAGAAGGATCCCCTGCTGGAGTACCAGTTCGAATCCTACAACCTGTTCCAGGAAATGCTCGGGCGGGTTCGGGAGAGCGTGGCGGAACTGGTCTTCCGCGTCTCCGTCGTTGCCGAAGGCGCCGCTCCTGGCGGAGGGCGCTCCGGTTCTGTCCGCCCCGGTGCGGTCACTCCCGTTCCAGTTCTGCTCGGCGCCTCCCGGGAAGAGACACCGGGCTCCGGAGGGGAGCGCGTGCCGCTTCGGAAGGGCGAACGGGTCGGACGGAACGATCCTTGCCCCTGCGGCAGCGGCAAGAAGTACAAGCATTGTTGCGGAAGAGTCTCGTGA
- a CDS encoding tryptophanase produces the protein MVERIMPEPFRIKMVEPVRVPDGAQREKALEIGHCNMFGLRSEDIYIDLLTDSGTGAMSKQQWAALMRGDEAYAGADSFFALKNAVKDVLGFDYVIPTHQGRAAENVVFGTLAKKGDIIPFNMPFDTTRAHIFNVEAEPVDCVIDEAFEPEVQHPFKGNVDVAKLERAIAEYGRERIPLIMITVTNNSGGGQPVSLENLRAVSGVAKKHGIPLFLDAARMAENAWFIKMREESCRNMSLAAILRACMDTADAITCSAKKDPLVNIGGMICCRTEALYQALLPRVILFEGFATYGGLAGRDLEALAQGLREMTDEQYMAHRVAQVKYLGDLLEEGGVPFVKPTGGHAIFIDAAAFLPHIPQTAYPADVLSIEIYREGAIRGIGLGALAFAIEDEKTGKLILPKLELYRLAINRRTYTNSHMEYVAESIVNVYKRREKIRYGLKVEYAPPVKGLHHFLAHLKPYTL, from the coding sequence ATGGTAGAACGTATTATGCCCGAACCGTTCCGCATCAAAATGGTGGAGCCCGTCCGCGTTCCGGACGGAGCGCAGCGGGAAAAAGCCCTTGAAATTGGACATTGCAACATGTTCGGCTTGCGCTCCGAGGACATTTACATTGACCTGCTCACCGATTCCGGCACGGGGGCGATGAGCAAGCAGCAGTGGGCCGCCCTCATGCGAGGAGACGAGGCCTATGCCGGAGCGGACAGTTTCTTCGCCCTCAAGAACGCGGTGAAGGACGTGCTCGGCTTCGACTACGTGATCCCCACCCACCAAGGCAGAGCGGCGGAGAACGTGGTCTTCGGCACCCTCGCGAAGAAGGGCGACATCATCCCCTTCAACATGCCCTTTGACACGACTCGGGCGCATATCTTCAACGTCGAGGCCGAGCCCGTGGATTGCGTCATTGACGAGGCCTTCGAGCCCGAGGTACAGCATCCCTTCAAGGGAAACGTGGATGTGGCGAAACTCGAGCGCGCCATCGCCGAGTACGGCAGGGAGCGTATTCCCCTCATTATGATCACCGTCACCAACAATTCCGGAGGCGGCCAGCCCGTGAGTCTCGAAAACCTCCGCGCTGTCTCAGGGGTGGCGAAAAAGCACGGCATTCCTCTTTTTCTCGACGCGGCCCGCATGGCGGAGAACGCCTGGTTCATCAAGATGCGGGAGGAATCGTGTCGGAACATGTCCCTCGCGGCGATCCTGCGAGCCTGTATGGACACGGCGGACGCCATCACCTGTTCCGCCAAGAAAGACCCTCTCGTGAACATCGGTGGCATGATCTGCTGTCGCACGGAAGCGCTCTACCAGGCGCTGCTTCCTCGGGTCATTCTCTTTGAAGGGTTCGCCACCTACGGCGGCCTCGCTGGACGGGATCTTGAGGCGCTCGCCCAGGGATTGCGGGAGATGACCGACGAGCAGTACATGGCCCATCGGGTGGCGCAGGTGAAATATCTCGGCGATCTGCTCGAAGAGGGAGGCGTCCCCTTCGTGAAGCCAACGGGAGGACACGCCATCTTCATCGATGCCGCGGCGTTCCTGCCCCATATCCCCCAGACGGCCTATCCGGCGGATGTTCTCTCCATCGAAATCTACCGCGAAGGAGCCATTCGCGGCATCGGCCTCGGCGCCCTCGCCTTCGCCATCGAGGACGAGAAGACAGGAAAGCTCATTCTCCCCAAACTCGAACTCTACCGTCTCGCCATCAACCGTCGCACTTACACGAACAGCCATATGGAATACGTGGCGGAAAGCATCGTCAACGTCTACAAGCGCCGGGAGAAGATTCGTTACGGCCTGAAAGTGGAGTATGCTCCTCCCGTGAAAGGACTCCACCATTTCCTGGCCCACCTGAAACCCTACACATTGTAG
- a CDS encoding M20 family metallo-hydrolase encodes MQRLCAPLRGEVQKLRAEMVETLCALVSRPAVSPGDGGTGEMEKAAWLEKKIAELGFGSCERYDLPDEVNPSVMRPNLVVRIPGREPGRLWFVTHLDVVPEGDRGLWSGDPFVPRITEERVYGRGSNDNGQELAASLYAAVALKRLGLTPRREVCLCFVADEEMGSVHGIRHLLDRNLFSSEDLLVVPDGGNERGDFIEIAEKSILWMQFTVQGVQVHASMPQLGKNACRAANAFSVALDEALHAAFPEEDILFNPPVSTFEPTKRSANVPNVNTVPGREVFCFDCRVLPSVPLESVLSVVDEVRRRIEERYGVSVRTEFLQKEQAAMPTSREAPIVRRMEDALRVVLNVEPRIGGIGGGTCAAYFRARGIPAVVWAREADNAHQPDEYAEISHMLDEALVFALLMAEA; translated from the coding sequence ATGCAGCGCCTGTGCGCGCCGCTGCGTGGAGAAGTACAGAAGCTTCGGGCGGAGATGGTGGAGACCCTCTGTGCCCTCGTGTCTCGTCCTGCCGTCTCGCCCGGGGATGGCGGAACGGGAGAGATGGAAAAGGCCGCGTGGCTCGAGAAGAAAATCGCCGAACTCGGTTTCGGTTCCTGCGAGCGGTACGATCTTCCCGATGAGGTGAATCCCTCGGTGATGCGTCCCAATTTGGTGGTGCGCATTCCAGGACGCGAGCCGGGGAGGCTCTGGTTTGTCACGCATCTCGACGTCGTTCCCGAGGGGGATCGGGGGCTCTGGAGCGGAGATCCCTTCGTCCCGAGGATCACGGAGGAGCGCGTCTACGGCAGAGGCAGCAACGACAACGGTCAGGAATTGGCGGCGAGTCTCTATGCCGCAGTGGCACTGAAGCGGTTGGGTCTGACGCCCCGCAGGGAGGTTTGCCTCTGTTTCGTGGCGGACGAGGAAATGGGAAGTGTCCACGGCATTCGACACCTTCTCGACAGGAATCTCTTTTCCTCGGAGGATCTGCTCGTCGTCCCCGACGGAGGCAACGAGCGGGGCGATTTCATCGAGATCGCCGAGAAATCCATTCTCTGGATGCAGTTTACCGTTCAGGGTGTCCAGGTGCACGCCAGCATGCCCCAGCTCGGCAAAAACGCCTGCCGCGCCGCAAACGCCTTTTCCGTCGCCCTCGACGAAGCGCTCCACGCGGCGTTTCCCGAGGAAGACATCCTCTTCAATCCGCCGGTCTCGACCTTCGAACCCACGAAAAGAAGCGCGAATGTCCCCAACGTGAACACCGTTCCCGGTCGGGAAGTGTTCTGCTTCGACTGCCGTGTGCTCCCTTCGGTTCCACTTGAGTCGGTTCTGTCCGTCGTGGACGAGGTGCGCCGCAGGATCGAAGAACGCTACGGTGTGTCCGTGCGGACGGAATTTCTTCAAAAAGAACAGGCCGCGATGCCGACGTCCCGGGAAGCGCCTATCGTCCGGCGCATGGAGGATGCCCTGCGGGTGGTGCTGAACGTGGAACCTCGGATCGGTGGTATCGGGGGCGGAACATGCGCCGCATACTTTCGGGCTCGGGGTATCCCCGCCGTTGTCTGGGCCCGGGAGGCCGACAACGCCCACCAACCCGACGAATACGCGGAGATCTCCCATATGCTCGACGAAGCCCTGGTCTTCGCCCTTCTCATGGCGGAGGCGTGA
- the pgsA gene encoding CDP-diacylglycerol--glycerol-3-phosphate 3-phosphatidyltransferase, which yields MVPSGNALNLPNLLSLSRVFLAPLVMVFLTMKINVQVTSLDALGVDVSYGDLLAGIVFIAAALTDTADGYIARKKGIVTNLGKFIDPLADKILVTAALVALVELQRLPSWIVVVIVSREFIVTGLRMLAAAEGVVIAASGGGKAKTVSQIVAISLMIFNLPGGLVAMWIAMILTVWSGMDYLVKGKEFLIRA from the coding sequence ATGGTGCCTTCCGGCAACGCACTGAATCTGCCGAATCTGCTGAGTCTCTCCAGGGTGTTTCTCGCACCCCTGGTGATGGTCTTTCTCACCATGAAGATCAACGTGCAGGTCACGTCTCTCGACGCCCTCGGCGTGGACGTGAGCTACGGCGACCTTCTCGCGGGGATCGTCTTCATTGCCGCGGCCCTCACCGACACGGCGGACGGATACATTGCGAGAAAAAAAGGGATTGTCACGAATCTGGGGAAGTTCATCGACCCTCTGGCGGATAAAATACTTGTCACGGCGGCGCTGGTGGCTCTCGTGGAACTGCAACGCCTTCCCTCGTGGATCGTGGTGGTCATCGTCTCCAGGGAATTCATCGTCACCGGACTGCGCATGCTCGCCGCCGCGGAGGGCGTGGTCATCGCCGCCTCCGGTGGCGGCAAGGCGAAGACGGTGAGCCAGATCGTCGCCATCAGCCTCATGATCTTCAACCTCCCCGGCGGTCTCGTCGCCATGTGGATTGCCATGATTCTCACCGTCTGGTCCGGCATGGACTACCTGGTCAAGGGAAAGGAATTTCTCATCCGAGCCTGA
- a CDS encoding ABC transporter ATP-binding protein, whose translation MLRIENLHVHYGGIHAIKGISIEVPQGKIVTLIGANGAGKSSTLRAIAGLVRQKKGRILYKEEDILHRSPEHIVRAGIAMVPEGRRIFPQLSVEENLKLGAYARTDAAGIRSDMDWVFELFPRLRERAWQKGGTLSGGEQQMLALGRALMSRPELIMMDEPSLGLAPLLVREVFEIIAAINGEGKTVLLVEQNAYAALKIAHYAYVLEVGSVVLEGTGEQLIADPRVREAYLGG comes from the coding sequence ATGCTTAGAATTGAGAATCTGCACGTCCATTACGGGGGCATCCATGCCATCAAGGGTATTTCCATCGAGGTCCCCCAGGGGAAGATCGTCACGCTCATCGGTGCCAACGGCGCGGGCAAGAGCAGCACTCTCCGGGCCATTGCGGGGCTCGTACGTCAAAAGAAAGGAAGAATCCTCTACAAGGAGGAGGACATTCTCCATCGTTCGCCGGAGCACATCGTCCGCGCCGGAATCGCCATGGTTCCCGAGGGGCGGCGCATCTTTCCGCAGCTCAGCGTGGAGGAGAACCTGAAGCTGGGGGCCTACGCGAGGACCGATGCGGCGGGTATCCGCTCCGACATGGACTGGGTTTTCGAACTATTTCCTCGTCTTCGCGAGCGTGCCTGGCAGAAAGGCGGAACGCTCTCGGGAGGCGAGCAGCAGATGCTCGCCCTTGGGCGGGCGCTCATGAGCAGGCCTGAACTCATCATGATGGACGAACCCTCTCTGGGGCTGGCACCGCTTCTGGTCCGCGAAGTCTTCGAGATCATCGCCGCCATCAACGGCGAGGGCAAGACGGTGCTCCTGGTGGAGCAGAATGCCTACGCGGCACTCAAAATCGCCCACTATGCCTATGTCCTCGAAGTAGGGAGCGTCGTTCTCGAAGGAACGGGGGAGCAGCTCATCGCCGATCCCAGAGTGCGCGAGGCCTATCTGGGAGGATGA
- a CDS encoding ABC transporter ATP-binding protein, producing MRFGGLTAVQKFSARVQEGRIVGLIGPNGAGKTTCFNMITGFYVPTEGQVLFQGVDITGLPPHKVCVRGIARTFQNIRLFKNETVLQNVMIAGHVRQTSPWWGKALGLPSAIREERDLRERSLSLLDAVGLVHLASEQADSLPYGAQRRLEIARALATNPRFLLLDEPAAGMNPQESEALMAFIRNIRDRFSLTILLIEHDMKVVMGVCEHIWVLDYGVCIAEGEPAAIRSNPKVIEAYLGEETPVHA from the coding sequence ATGCGCTTCGGCGGCCTCACCGCCGTGCAGAAGTTCTCCGCCCGCGTCCAGGAAGGACGCATCGTGGGGCTCATCGGTCCCAACGGTGCGGGCAAGACCACCTGTTTCAACATGATCACGGGCTTCTACGTTCCCACGGAGGGACAGGTGCTCTTTCAGGGAGTGGACATCACCGGCTTGCCGCCGCACAAAGTCTGCGTCAGGGGGATTGCCCGCACGTTTCAGAACATCCGCCTCTTCAAAAACGAGACGGTTCTGCAGAACGTGATGATCGCCGGACATGTCCGTCAGACTTCCCCGTGGTGGGGGAAAGCCCTGGGACTCCCCTCGGCGATTCGGGAGGAACGGGACCTTCGGGAGCGCTCCCTCTCTCTCTTGGATGCGGTTGGACTTGTTCATCTCGCTTCGGAGCAGGCGGACAGCCTTCCCTACGGGGCACAGCGCCGTCTGGAGATCGCCCGGGCCCTTGCCACGAACCCCAGATTCCTTCTCCTCGACGAGCCTGCGGCAGGCATGAATCCTCAGGAATCCGAAGCGCTCATGGCGTTTATTCGGAACATTCGGGACCGTTTTTCCCTTACGATCCTTCTCATCGAGCATGACATGAAAGTTGTCATGGGCGTGTGCGAGCACATCTGGGTTCTCGACTACGGCGTCTGCATCGCCGAGGGAGAGCCCGCAGCCATTCGGTCGAATCCGAAGGTCATCGAAGCCTATCTCGGAGAGGAGACCCCCGTCCATGCTTAG